A stretch of Cupriavidus necator DNA encodes these proteins:
- a CDS encoding FAD-linked oxidase C-terminal domain-containing protein, whose amino-acid sequence MNAPHEAQTIAPDGAHATAEGRRSALLAGLAQILPDAALLWKPEDTVPYECDGLAAYRQVPMAVALPDTEEQVCAILRLCHKLGVPVVPRGAGTSLSGGAMPIAEGLVLSLAKFKRILSVDPYSRTAVVQPGVRNLAISDAAAPHNLYYAPDPSSQIACTIGGNVSENSGGVHCLKYGLTVHNVLRVRAVTMEGEVVVFGSEAPDSPGLDLLAVLIGSEGMLAVVTEVTVRLIPKPQLAQVIMACFDDVEKGGNAVADVIAAGIIPAGLEMMDKPATAAVEQFVHAGYDLDAAAILLCESDGTPEEVAEEIERMSAVLTASGCTRIVVSQNEAERLRFWSGRKNAFPAAGRISPDYYCMDGTIPRKHIGTLLRRIEAMEQKYGLRCINVFHAGDGNMHPLVLFDGADQDQWHRAELFGADILETCVELGGTVTGEHGVGVEKLNSMCVQFSPAERDAFFGVKAAFDPARLLNPDKAIPTLARCAEYGKMHVKRGLLPHPELPRF is encoded by the coding sequence ATGAATGCCCCGCACGAAGCCCAAACCATCGCCCCCGACGGCGCCCATGCCACGGCCGAAGGCCGCCGCAGCGCGCTGCTGGCCGGCCTGGCGCAGATCCTGCCGGATGCCGCGCTGCTGTGGAAGCCGGAAGACACCGTCCCCTATGAATGCGACGGCCTGGCCGCGTACCGCCAGGTGCCGATGGCCGTGGCCCTGCCCGACACCGAGGAACAGGTCTGCGCGATCCTGCGCCTGTGCCACAAGCTGGGCGTGCCGGTGGTGCCGCGCGGCGCCGGCACCAGCCTGTCGGGTGGCGCCATGCCGATCGCCGAGGGCCTGGTGCTGTCGCTGGCCAAGTTCAAGCGCATCCTGTCGGTCGATCCGTACTCGCGCACCGCGGTGGTCCAGCCGGGCGTGCGCAACCTGGCGATCTCCGACGCCGCCGCACCCCACAACCTGTACTACGCGCCGGACCCGTCCTCGCAGATCGCCTGCACCATCGGCGGCAACGTCAGCGAGAACTCCGGCGGCGTGCACTGCCTGAAGTACGGCCTGACCGTGCACAACGTGCTGCGCGTGCGCGCGGTGACGATGGAGGGCGAGGTGGTGGTGTTCGGCTCCGAGGCCCCCGACTCGCCGGGCCTGGACCTGCTGGCCGTGCTGATCGGCTCCGAAGGCATGCTGGCCGTGGTCACCGAGGTCACGGTGCGCCTGATCCCCAAGCCGCAGCTGGCGCAGGTGATCATGGCCTGCTTCGACGATGTCGAGAAAGGCGGCAATGCGGTGGCGGACGTGATCGCCGCCGGCATCATCCCGGCCGGACTGGAAATGATGGACAAGCCCGCCACCGCCGCGGTCGAGCAGTTCGTGCATGCGGGCTATGACCTGGATGCCGCCGCCATCCTGCTGTGCGAATCCGACGGCACCCCGGAAGAAGTGGCCGAGGAAATCGAACGCATGAGCGCGGTGCTGACGGCATCGGGCTGCACCCGCATCGTGGTCTCGCAGAACGAAGCCGAGCGCCTGCGCTTCTGGAGCGGCCGCAAGAACGCCTTCCCCGCCGCCGGCCGGATCTCGCCGGACTACTACTGCATGGACGGCACCATTCCGCGCAAGCACATCGGCACGCTGCTCAGGCGCATCGAAGCCATGGAGCAAAAGTACGGCCTGCGCTGCATCAACGTGTTCCATGCCGGCGACGGCAACATGCACCCGCTGGTGCTGTTCGATGGCGCGGACCAGGACCAATGGCACCGCGCCGAGCTGTTCGGCGCCGACATCCTGGAAACCTGCGTGGAACTGGGCGGCACCGTCACCGGCGAGCACGGCGTGGGCGTGGAGAAGCTCAACTCGATGTGCGTGCAGTTCTCGCCCGCCGAGCGCGATGCCTTCTTCGGCGTCAAGGCCGCCTTCGACCCGGCGCGGCTGCTCAACCCGGACAAGGCCATCCCCACGCTGGCGCGCTGCGCGGAGTACGGCAAGATGCATGTGAAGCGGGGCCTGCTGCCGCACCCGGAACTGCCGCGCTTCTGA
- a CDS encoding GNAT family N-acetyltransferase has translation MEIRLLTPADAAAFQALRLHGLAEAPEAFASSLEEEQDRPLEVVAGRLAATEGKAVFGAFVDGSDGSALAGVVGVMREENAKHRHKAFIWGMYVAPGWRDRKLGRALMERAMEQAAAMPGVRQVTLCVNAGSTGAVRLYESLGFVRTGLEPDALYVAPHFHDKLDMVCFLPQPPAR, from the coding sequence ATGGAAATCCGCTTGCTGACCCCCGCCGATGCCGCCGCCTTCCAGGCGCTGCGGCTGCACGGCCTGGCCGAAGCGCCGGAAGCCTTCGCTTCCAGCCTGGAGGAGGAACAGGACCGGCCGCTGGAAGTCGTCGCCGGGCGCCTGGCCGCGACCGAGGGCAAGGCCGTATTCGGCGCCTTTGTCGACGGCAGCGATGGCAGCGCGCTGGCCGGCGTGGTCGGGGTGATGCGCGAGGAAAACGCCAAGCACCGGCACAAGGCCTTTATCTGGGGCATGTACGTGGCCCCGGGCTGGCGCGACCGCAAGCTCGGCCGCGCGCTGATGGAGCGGGCCATGGAACAGGCCGCCGCCATGCCGGGCGTGCGCCAGGTGACGCTGTGCGTCAATGCCGGCAGCACGGGCGCGGTGCGGCTGTACGAGTCGCTCGGCTTCGTGCGCACGGGGCTGGAGCCGGATGCGCTGTACGTCGCGCCGCACTTCCACGACAAGCTCGACATGGTCTGCTTCCTGCCGCAGCCGCCGGCACGCTGA
- a CDS encoding LysR substrate-binding domain-containing protein — protein sequence MASMFNRVPPLHLLIAFEAAARLGSFARAAEELSVTPSAVSHRIKNLEELWGEDLFVRANAALRLTAAGTRYLRNVQDALKSLNELARPEYNKLRTRLRVAIPPTFGRQHLVPRLPEFGALYPHIDLELHLAIPFLDVKAEDTDVEIRYGTGRYPDLKTTRLLVEPVFPACGREYYERVNGRAITKPEHLHGLVLLRSPLEPWKPWFETAGLDWAEPQTGPQFNDIGLMLEAIASNQGVALVRQRMARHWLSLGQMVRLLEVESVSPHGYYIVEREQAPLKPEARYFVDWLLSLDW from the coding sequence ATGGCCTCCATGTTCAACCGCGTCCCGCCGCTGCACCTGCTGATCGCCTTCGAGGCAGCGGCGCGCCTGGGCAGCTTCGCGCGCGCGGCCGAAGAGCTGTCGGTCACGCCCAGCGCGGTCTCGCACCGCATCAAGAATCTTGAGGAGCTGTGGGGCGAAGACCTGTTCGTGCGCGCCAACGCGGCGCTGCGGCTGACCGCCGCCGGCACGCGCTATCTGCGCAACGTGCAGGACGCGCTCAAGTCGCTCAACGAGCTGGCGCGGCCCGAATACAACAAGCTGCGCACCCGGCTGCGGGTGGCGATCCCGCCCACCTTCGGGCGCCAGCACCTGGTGCCGCGCCTGCCCGAGTTCGGCGCGCTGTATCCGCATATCGACCTCGAGCTGCACCTGGCGATCCCGTTCCTGGACGTCAAGGCCGAGGACACCGATGTCGAGATCCGCTACGGCACCGGCCGCTACCCTGACCTGAAGACCACCCGGCTGCTGGTCGAGCCGGTGTTCCCGGCGTGCGGGCGCGAGTACTACGAGCGCGTCAACGGCCGCGCCATCACCAAGCCCGAGCACCTGCACGGCCTGGTGCTGCTGCGCAGTCCGCTGGAGCCGTGGAAGCCGTGGTTCGAGACTGCCGGGCTGGATTGGGCCGAGCCGCAGACCGGGCCGCAGTTCAACGACATCGGCCTGATGCTGGAGGCGATCGCGTCCAACCAGGGCGTGGCGCTGGTGCGCCAGCGCATGGCGCGGCACTGGCTGTCGCTGGGGCAGATGGTGCGGCTGCTGGAGGTGGAATCGGTCTCGCCGCACGGCTACTACATCGTCGAGCGCGAACAGGCCCCGCTCAAGCCCGAGGCGCGCTATTTCGTCGACTGGCTGCTGAGCCTGGACTGGTAG
- a CDS encoding FAD-binding oxidoreductase, protein MNHPTPSATLARRPLPPAFSEALAARFGDRFTTSAGVCEHHGRDESPFPPAVPDAVVFAHSTEEVAEVARLCNQHGVPLIPYGAGSSLEGHLLAVAGGISLDLSQMNHVLAVQPEDLTVTVQPGVTRKQLNQEIKDTGLFFPIDPGADASLGGMCATRASGTNAVRYGTMRENVLALTVVTADGRVIRTGTQARKSAAGYDLTRLFIGSEGTLGIITEVTVRLYPQPEAISAAVCAFPSMGSAVQAVIQTIQLGVPVARVEFVDALAIRAINRHDNLTLPETPHLFFEFHGTEAGVREQAETVQQITAEHGGQGFEWATRPEDRSRLWNARHTAYFAMLQLKPGCKSVTTDVCVPISRLADCVTETEKDLNASALPCPIVGHVGDGNFHVAILVDPDKPEEMAEAEAINQRIVERALAMGGTCTGEHGVGLHKQRFLVEEHGEDALDVMRAIKDALDPKHILNPGKIFSATRGGSQ, encoded by the coding sequence ATGAACCACCCCACGCCGTCCGCCACGCTCGCCCGCCGTCCGCTGCCGCCCGCCTTCAGCGAAGCCCTGGCGGCGCGCTTCGGCGACCGCTTCACCACCTCCGCCGGCGTGTGCGAACACCACGGCCGCGACGAATCCCCGTTCCCGCCGGCCGTGCCCGACGCCGTGGTCTTCGCCCACAGCACCGAGGAAGTGGCCGAGGTGGCGCGCCTGTGCAACCAGCATGGCGTGCCGCTGATCCCGTACGGCGCGGGCTCGTCGCTGGAAGGCCATCTGCTGGCCGTGGCAGGCGGCATCAGTCTGGACCTGTCGCAGATGAACCACGTGCTGGCGGTGCAGCCCGAGGACCTGACCGTGACCGTGCAGCCCGGCGTCACGCGCAAGCAGCTGAACCAGGAAATCAAGGACACCGGCCTGTTCTTCCCGATCGACCCGGGCGCCGACGCCTCGCTGGGCGGCATGTGCGCCACGCGCGCCTCCGGGACCAACGCGGTGCGCTACGGCACCATGCGCGAGAACGTGCTGGCGCTGACAGTGGTAACCGCCGACGGCCGCGTGATCCGCACCGGCACGCAGGCGCGCAAGTCGGCGGCGGGCTATGACCTGACCCGGCTCTTTATCGGCAGCGAAGGCACGCTCGGCATCATCACCGAGGTGACGGTGCGGCTCTACCCGCAGCCGGAGGCGATCTCCGCCGCGGTGTGCGCCTTCCCCAGCATGGGCAGCGCGGTGCAGGCGGTAATCCAGACCATCCAGCTGGGCGTGCCGGTGGCGCGCGTGGAGTTCGTCGATGCGCTGGCGATCCGCGCCATCAACCGCCACGACAACCTGACCCTGCCCGAGACCCCGCACCTGTTCTTCGAATTCCACGGCACCGAGGCCGGCGTGCGCGAGCAGGCCGAGACCGTGCAGCAGATCACCGCCGAGCACGGCGGCCAGGGCTTCGAGTGGGCCACCCGCCCGGAGGACCGCAGCCGGCTGTGGAACGCGCGCCATACCGCCTACTTCGCCATGCTGCAGCTCAAGCCGGGCTGCAAGTCGGTGACCACCGACGTGTGCGTGCCGATCTCGCGCCTGGCCGACTGCGTCACCGAGACCGAGAAGGACCTGAACGCCTCGGCGCTGCCCTGCCCCATCGTCGGCCATGTCGGCGACGGCAACTTCCACGTGGCGATCCTGGTCGACCCCGACAAGCCCGAAGAGATGGCCGAGGCCGAGGCCATCAACCAGCGCATCGTCGAACGCGCGCTGGCGATGGGCGGCACCTGCACCGGCGAGCACGGCGTGGGCTTGCACAAGCAGCGCTTCCTGGTGGAAGAACACGGCGAGGATGCGCTCGACGTGATGCGCGCGATCAAGGACGCGCTGGACCCCAAGCACATCCTCAACCCGGGCAAGATCTTCAGCGCCACGCGCGGCGGCTCGCAGTAA
- a CDS encoding cob(I)yrinic acid a,c-diamide adenosyltransferase: protein MGNRLSKIATRTGDAGTTGLGDGSRTGKASPRIAAIGDVDELNCHVGVLLTEALPDDVRAALLHIQHDLFDLGGELSIPGYTLLKPEQVAQLDTWLADYNANLPRLAEFILPGGSRAAAQAHVCRTVCRRAERALVALGAAEPLNEAPRQYLNRLSDLMFVLARVLNRAGGGSDVLWQRDRDAPGGME from the coding sequence ATGGGCAACCGCCTGTCCAAGATTGCCACCCGCACCGGCGACGCCGGCACCACCGGCCTGGGCGACGGCAGCCGCACCGGCAAGGCCAGCCCGCGCATCGCCGCCATCGGCGACGTCGACGAGCTCAACTGCCACGTCGGCGTGCTGCTGACCGAGGCCCTGCCCGACGACGTGCGCGCCGCCCTGCTGCATATCCAGCACGACCTGTTCGACCTGGGTGGCGAGCTGTCCATCCCGGGCTACACCCTGCTCAAGCCTGAGCAGGTGGCGCAGCTCGATACCTGGCTCGCCGACTACAACGCCAACCTGCCGCGGCTGGCCGAATTCATCCTGCCCGGCGGCAGCCGCGCCGCGGCGCAGGCCCATGTCTGCCGCACCGTGTGCCGCCGTGCCGAGCGCGCGCTGGTGGCGCTGGGCGCGGCCGAGCCACTGAACGAGGCCCCGCGCCAGTACCTGAACCGGCTGTCGGACCTGATGTTCGTGCTGGCGCGGGTGCTGAACCGGGCCGGCGGCGGTTCCGACGTGTTGTGGCAGCGCGATCGCGACGCGCCAGGAGGTATGGAATAG
- the dnaK gene encoding molecular chaperone DnaK, whose product MGKIIGIDLGTTNSCVAILEGNTPKVIENSEGARTTPSIIAYMEDGEILVGAPAKRQAVTNPRNTLYAVKRLIGRKFEEKEVQKDIGLMPYSIVKADNGDAWVSVRDQKLAPPQVSAEVLRKMKKTAEDYLGEPVTEAVITVPAYFNDSQRQATKDAGRIAGLDVKRIINEPTAAALAFGMDKNEKGDRKIAVYDLGGGTFDISIIEIADVDGEKQFEVLSTNGDTFLGGEDFDQRIIDYIISEFKKDQGVDLSKDVLALQRLKEAAEKAKIELSSSQQTEINLPYITADASGPKHLNLKMTRAKLESLVEELITRTIEPCRIAIKDAGVKVSDIDDVILVGGMTRMPKVQEQVKEFFGKEARKDVNPDEAVAVGAAIQGSVLSGDRTDVLLLDVTPLSLGIETLGGVMTKMITKNTTIPTKHAQVFSTADDNQPAVTIKVFQGEREMASGNKLLGEFNLEGIPPAARGTPQIEVSFDIDANGILHVGAKDKATGKENRITIKANSGLSEDEIQRMVKDAEANAEEDKKARELADARNQADALIHSTKKALTEYGDKLEAGEKEKIEAAIKELEDAARGGDKAEIDAKVNALSEVSQKLGEKVYADMQAKAGEGATAGAAAGAGAAGGQQAQPQDDNVVDAEFKEVNDKK is encoded by the coding sequence ATGGGTAAGATCATCGGTATCGACCTCGGTACCACCAATAGCTGCGTCGCGATCCTGGAAGGCAACACCCCCAAGGTCATCGAAAACTCGGAGGGTGCCCGCACCACCCCGTCGATCATCGCCTACATGGAAGACGGCGAGATCCTGGTCGGCGCGCCGGCCAAGCGCCAGGCCGTCACCAATCCGCGCAACACCCTGTACGCGGTCAAGCGCCTGATCGGCCGCAAGTTCGAAGAGAAGGAAGTCCAGAAGGACATCGGCCTGATGCCGTATTCCATCGTCAAGGCCGACAACGGCGACGCATGGGTGTCGGTGCGCGACCAGAAGCTGGCGCCGCCGCAGGTTTCCGCCGAAGTGCTGCGCAAGATGAAGAAGACGGCCGAGGACTACCTCGGCGAGCCGGTGACCGAAGCCGTGATCACCGTGCCGGCCTACTTCAACGACTCGCAGCGCCAGGCCACCAAGGACGCCGGCCGCATCGCCGGCCTCGACGTCAAGCGCATCATCAACGAGCCGACCGCGGCCGCGCTGGCGTTTGGCATGGACAAGAACGAGAAGGGCGACCGCAAGATCGCCGTGTATGACCTCGGCGGCGGCACCTTCGACATCTCGATCATCGAGATCGCGGACGTGGACGGCGAGAAGCAGTTCGAAGTGCTGTCGACCAACGGCGACACCTTCCTGGGCGGCGAAGACTTCGACCAGCGCATCATCGACTACATCATCAGCGAGTTCAAGAAGGACCAGGGCGTGGACCTGTCCAAGGACGTGCTCGCGCTGCAGCGCCTGAAGGAAGCCGCTGAAAAGGCCAAGATCGAACTGTCGAGCTCGCAGCAGACCGAGATCAACCTGCCGTACATCACGGCCGATGCCTCGGGTCCGAAGCACCTGAACCTGAAGATGACCCGCGCCAAGCTCGAATCCCTGGTGGAAGAGCTGATCACGCGCACCATCGAGCCGTGCCGCATCGCCATCAAGGACGCGGGCGTCAAGGTCAGCGACATCGACGACGTGATCCTGGTGGGCGGCATGACCCGCATGCCCAAGGTGCAGGAACAGGTCAAGGAGTTCTTCGGCAAGGAAGCGCGCAAGGACGTGAACCCGGATGAAGCCGTGGCCGTCGGCGCCGCGATCCAGGGCTCGGTGCTGTCGGGCGACCGTACCGACGTGCTGCTGCTGGACGTGACGCCGCTGTCGCTGGGGATCGAGACCCTGGGTGGCGTGATGACCAAGATGATCACCAAGAACACCACCATCCCGACCAAGCATGCGCAGGTGTTCTCGACCGCCGACGACAACCAGCCGGCGGTGACCATCAAGGTGTTCCAGGGCGAGCGTGAAATGGCCTCCGGCAACAAGCTGCTGGGCGAGTTCAACCTGGAAGGCATTCCGCCCGCAGCGCGCGGCACGCCGCAGATCGAAGTGTCGTTCGACATCGACGCCAACGGCATCCTGCACGTGGGCGCCAAGGACAAGGCGACCGGCAAGGAAAACAGGATCACCATCAAGGCGAACTCGGGCCTGTCGGAAGACGAGATCCAGCGCATGGTGAAGGACGCCGAGGCCAACGCCGAGGAAGACAAGAAGGCCCGCGAGCTGGCTGATGCCCGCAACCAGGCCGACGCGCTGATCCACTCGACCAAGAAAGCGCTCACCGAATACGGCGACAAGCTGGAAGCCGGCGAGAAGGAAAAGATCGAAGCCGCGATCAAGGAACTGGAAGACGCCGCTCGCGGCGGCGACAAGGCCGAGATCGATGCCAAGGTCAACGCGCTGTCCGAAGTCAGCCAGAAGCTGGGCGAGAAGGTCTACGCCGACATGCAGGCCAAGGCTGGCGAAGGCGCCACGGCCGGTGCTGCTGCCGGTGCCGGCGCGGCCGGTGGCCAGCAGGCGCAGCCGCAGGACGACAACGTTGTGGACGCCGAATTCAAGGAAGTCAACGACAAGAAGTAA
- the dnaJ gene encoding molecular chaperone DnaJ → MAKRDYYEVLGVGKNASDDEIKKAYRKLAMKYHPDRNPEGKDGKIAEEKFKEVKEAYEMLSDPEKKAAYDQYGHAGVDPNMAGGFGGAQGYGGFAEAFGDIFGDIFGQQAGGRRGGGGPQAYRGADLRYSMEISLEQAAHGHEAQIRVPHWDDCDHCHGNGAEPGSSVETCPTCHGAGQVRVSQGFFTMQQTCPKCHGSGKYIPKPCTKCHGQGKLKSQKTLEVKIPAGIDEGMRIRSSGNGEPGINGGPPGDLYVEVHIKAHPMFERDGDDLHCQMPISFATAALGGDLEVPTLSGKATFPVPEATQSGKTFRLRGKGIKGVRSGYPGDLYVHVNVETPVKLTEAQKEMLRQFDRSVHEGGSRHSPQEQSWLDKVKSFFS, encoded by the coding sequence ATGGCAAAACGTGACTATTACGAAGTGCTCGGGGTAGGCAAGAACGCGAGCGACGACGAGATCAAGAAGGCTTATCGCAAGCTCGCGATGAAGTACCACCCGGACCGCAATCCGGAAGGCAAGGACGGCAAGATCGCCGAGGAAAAATTCAAGGAGGTCAAAGAGGCCTACGAGATGCTTTCCGACCCGGAGAAGAAGGCGGCCTACGACCAGTATGGCCATGCCGGTGTCGACCCCAATATGGCGGGCGGCTTCGGCGGTGCGCAGGGCTACGGCGGTTTCGCCGAGGCCTTTGGCGACATCTTCGGCGACATTTTCGGCCAGCAGGCCGGTGGCCGTCGCGGCGGCGGCGGCCCGCAGGCCTATCGCGGCGCCGACCTGCGCTACAGCATGGAGATCTCGCTGGAGCAGGCCGCGCACGGCCACGAGGCGCAGATCCGCGTGCCGCACTGGGACGACTGCGACCACTGCCACGGCAACGGCGCGGAGCCGGGCTCGAGCGTGGAAACCTGCCCGACCTGCCACGGCGCGGGCCAGGTGCGCGTGTCGCAGGGCTTCTTCACCATGCAGCAGACCTGCCCGAAGTGCCACGGCAGCGGCAAGTACATCCCCAAGCCGTGCACCAAGTGCCACGGCCAGGGCAAGCTGAAGTCGCAGAAGACGCTGGAAGTGAAGATCCCGGCCGGCATCGACGAAGGCATGCGCATCCGCTCGTCGGGCAACGGCGAGCCGGGTATCAACGGCGGCCCCCCGGGCGACCTGTATGTGGAAGTCCACATCAAGGCGCACCCGATGTTCGAGCGCGACGGCGACGACCTGCACTGCCAGATGCCGATCTCCTTCGCCACCGCGGCGCTGGGCGGCGACCTGGAAGTGCCGACGCTGAGCGGCAAGGCCACCTTCCCGGTGCCTGAAGCCACCCAGTCGGGCAAGACCTTCCGTCTGCGCGGCAAGGGCATCAAGGGCGTGCGTTCCGGCTATCCGGGCGACCTCTATGTGCATGTGAACGTGGAGACGCCGGTCAAGCTGACCGAGGCGCAGAAGGAGATGCTGCGCCAGTTCGACCGCTCGGTGCATGAGGGCGGCTCGCGCCACAGCCCGCAGGAGCAATCCTGGCTGGACAAGGTGAAGAGCTTCTTCAGCTGA
- the pabB gene encoding aminodeoxychorismate synthase component I, whose product MVASIQPPPSPPAPLPQAGEGSTQPGGGDVFVLLDDATAPAAQAASRLYTGFIREDVLPAGSDIAQLDTMLAEGWRQGWHATLFAPYEFGGALVDAPVHTGNAMPFHDGALRLLWFRNLRRLDAAAVTAWLQAKADPRPAGLMDVASDTSREAFDDAIARIHQWIEAGDTYQVNYTQRLHFDAFGDPVALYAALRAAQPVPYGVLASLPDRATVLSLSPELFVRHDGQGHMLTRPMKGTAPRSGDAVRDAQAAAALAADAKNRAENVMIVDLLRNDLGRIAQPGSVAVPERFAVQPFGAVLQMTSTVTATARPGTRFGALMAALFPCGSITGAPKRRTMQIIAELEGTPRGLYTGAIGWIDAPTDEGTAGPFALSVAIRTLVLAPLADTGLRAGEMGVGGGIVHDSVAAEEFDECGWKARFLTRHDPGFTLFETMRVQDGECLYLARHLARIGASAHTFGFAFDADAARNAVAAQVAQLGAGTWRLRMSVDKRGALAFASGAVAPMPAGPVRIDIAPEPLPAADPLRRHKTSARAVFDAGWQAAERAGGFDLLFFNTRGELLEGGRSSVFVRIDGRWLTPPLSADILPGVMRAVALDEGGAALGAPGEVVTEAVITRAMLARAEAIVLVNALRGAMPATLSQ is encoded by the coding sequence GTGGTAGCCAGCATCCAGCCCCCGCCCTCTCCCCCGGCCCCTCTCCCGCAAGCGGGCGAGGGGAGCACCCAGCCAGGGGGAGGAGATGTCTTCGTCCTTCTCGACGACGCCACGGCCCCGGCGGCGCAAGCCGCATCACGCCTCTACACCGGCTTCATCCGTGAAGACGTCTTGCCCGCCGGCAGCGACATCGCGCAACTCGACACCATGCTTGCCGAAGGCTGGCGCCAGGGCTGGCATGCCACCCTGTTTGCCCCCTACGAATTCGGCGGCGCGCTGGTCGATGCCCCGGTGCACACCGGCAACGCGATGCCGTTCCACGACGGCGCGCTGCGCCTGCTGTGGTTCCGCAACCTGCGCCGGCTCGATGCCGCGGCGGTCACGGCGTGGCTGCAGGCGAAAGCCGACCCCAGGCCGGCGGGCCTGATGGACGTGGCCTCCGATACCTCCCGCGAGGCATTCGACGATGCCATCGCCCGCATCCACCAGTGGATCGAAGCCGGCGACACCTACCAGGTCAACTACACCCAGCGCCTGCACTTCGATGCCTTTGGCGACCCGGTGGCGCTGTATGCCGCGCTGCGCGCCGCGCAGCCGGTGCCGTATGGCGTGCTGGCCAGCCTGCCGGATCGTGCCACGGTGCTGTCGCTGTCGCCCGAGCTGTTCGTGCGCCACGACGGCCAGGGCCACATGCTGACCCGGCCGATGAAGGGCACCGCGCCGCGCTCGGGCGATGCCGTGCGCGATGCGCAGGCCGCCGCCGCGCTGGCCGCCGATGCCAAGAACCGCGCCGAGAACGTGATGATCGTCGACCTGCTGCGCAACGACCTGGGGCGCATCGCGCAGCCGGGCAGCGTGGCGGTGCCGGAGCGCTTTGCGGTGCAGCCGTTTGGCGCGGTGCTGCAGATGACCTCTACCGTCACCGCGACGGCGCGGCCCGGCACGCGCTTTGGCGCGCTGATGGCGGCGCTGTTCCCGTGCGGCTCCATCACCGGCGCGCCCAAGCGGCGCACCATGCAGATCATTGCCGAACTGGAAGGCACGCCGCGCGGGCTGTACACCGGGGCGATCGGCTGGATCGATGCGCCAACCGACGAAGGCACCGCGGGACCGTTCGCGCTGTCGGTGGCAATCCGCACGCTGGTACTGGCGCCTCTCGCGGATACCGGCCTGCGCGCGGGTGAAATGGGCGTGGGCGGCGGCATCGTCCATGACAGCGTCGCGGCGGAGGAGTTCGATGAATGCGGCTGGAAGGCGCGTTTCCTGACGCGGCACGATCCCGGTTTTACGCTGTTCGAAACCATGCGCGTGCAGGACGGCGAGTGCCTTTACCTGGCGCGGCATCTTGCGCGCATTGGCGCTTCGGCACATACGTTCGGCTTCGCTTTCGATGCCGATGCGGCACGCAACGCGGTGGCCGCGCAGGTAGCGCAGCTGGGCGCGGGGACATGGCGCCTGCGTATGAGCGTGGACAAGCGCGGCGCGCTCGCATTTGCCAGCGGCGCGGTGGCACCGATGCCGGCCGGTCCGGTCAGGATCGATATCGCCCCCGAGCCACTACCCGCCGCCGATCCGCTGCGCCGCCACAAGACCAGCGCGCGCGCAGTGTTCGATGCGGGCTGGCAGGCCGCCGAGCGTGCCGGTGGCTTTGACCTGCTGTTCTTCAACACGCGCGGTGAACTGCTGGAAGGCGGGCGCAGCTCGGTCTTCGTCCGTATCGATGGCCGCTGGCTGACGCCGCCGCTGTCGGCTGACATCCTGCCCGGCGTGATGCGCGCGGTGGCGCTGGACGAGGGAGGGGCGGCCCTGGGCGCCCCCGGCGAAGTGGTGACGGAAGCGGTGATCACGCGCGCGATGCTCGCGCGCGCCGAGGCCATCGTCCTGGTCAACGCCTTGCGCGGCGCGATGCCGGCGACGCTGAGTCAGTAA
- a CDS encoding energy-coupling factor ABC transporter ATP-binding protein yields MTPSVAHDHSPLLTVRGLARTIGLRKLFAIDRLVIPRATAIVLTGMNGAGKTTLLRMLAGLEPAPGASAQWTDAHGQAHDAPLSPLPPALRQRIAYLHQHPYLFRTSVRENIAYGLHARGMPRDEIARRVGEALGWAGVSHLQDTAPEYLSGGEIQRVALARAKVLEPELLLLDEPTSSLDGHAREQVIGLVGDLAAEGRTVVMICHDRELINLPGVVRWKLGDGVLDTHHP; encoded by the coding sequence ATGACCCCCTCAGTTGCCCATGACCACAGCCCGCTGCTGACCGTGCGAGGGCTGGCGCGCACCATCGGCCTGCGCAAGCTCTTTGCCATCGACAGGCTGGTGATCCCGCGCGCCACCGCGATCGTGCTGACCGGCATGAACGGCGCCGGCAAGACCACGCTGCTGCGCATGCTGGCCGGGCTGGAGCCGGCACCCGGCGCCAGCGCGCAGTGGACCGACGCGCACGGCCAGGCGCACGACGCCCCCCTCTCCCCGCTGCCGCCGGCGTTGCGCCAGCGCATTGCCTACCTGCACCAGCATCCGTACCTGTTCCGCACCTCAGTGCGCGAGAACATCGCCTACGGCCTGCACGCACGCGGGATGCCGCGCGACGAGATCGCCCGCCGCGTGGGCGAGGCGCTGGGCTGGGCCGGCGTGTCGCACCTGCAGGACACCGCGCCCGAATACCTGTCAGGCGGCGAGATCCAGCGCGTGGCGCTGGCGCGCGCCAAGGTGCTGGAGCCGGAGTTGCTGCTGCTGGATGAGCCTACCTCGAGCCTGGACGGCCATGCGCGCGAACAGGTGATTGGGCTGGTCGGCGACCTGGCCGCCGAAGGCCGCACCGTGGTGATGATCTGCCACGACCGCGAGCTGATCAACCTGCCGGGCGTGGTGCGCTGGAAGCTGGGCGACGGCGTCCTGGACACGCACCACCCTTAG